The DNA region TAAGATTCCAGTGCGTATTTCGCGTGGTTGGGTCCCACAATTGAATCTGCTGTAGGTGTAGTGGTGTTGGATGAAGCAGCTTCAATGGATCTAACTGCAGCCGCAATGTCCCAGTGGGCAGACCGCATTAAAGAGAGGAGCATACTCGTAAAGGATTTCGAAGCTTCTTTTACTAATCCCACTGTAGTTTCAAACAAGTCAGGTGCTGGCGACATATTAACTGGAGTAGGTTGACTGGTGCAAGTAGCTTTTCGTTTCGACTTGCTTTTTTTCCCATTACTATTAAGCGACGTGGCGGTTTTTAACTTTTCTTTCAAATGATTGATCtcattttcttttgctttcaCTTGTTGCCTCAATTCGTCGACTGCTGATTCATACGGAGCCACCACTTCTCTCAGAGTCGCTGCGCCGACTCTCCATTCTCCTCTTCCAGTGCTTGCATTTCGCCGGTATCTTTCCCTCAACACACCAAGCCTTTTCAGTTCAGATATCACAGCCACGTCTGCTACGCGCATTCTGTCTTGATCCCAAGGACAATGAGCCTCCTGTAGACTAACGTAAGCCTTCTTCATTGCCGACACAGAGTCGAACACTTCACCTAAGAGCATTTCCATTTCAATTACTTTCTCAGTTCTTGGCTCATCCTTTTTTAACTCAAGATTTTGGAATTTTTCTACATAAGGTGTGTcctgttcttcttcttcttcgtcttgGGTAGTGTAATTGTCATCTTCAGATTCATTGGAGAGGGGGGCGTCAATGCGGGTGGAGGAAAGTGGGTTGAGCAAGCAAGAAGCAGTGACACGTTGGATCAGATCCGAGAAATTGGAGACCTTGTTGGCCATTTTCGGAACTCTGTAGTAACTTTTGGATCACAAGTGGAGAGAAGACTGACAGTCCACGATGATATGGTCAGAATGAGCCAGGAACTTAAGAGATTCACAAGTTTAGTTATTTACATTTAGGACCACTTTATTTTACAATTTAGTCACTCCAGTTATTCTTATCTTTTACAGAAAATAGTCAAATGTCAGCTCGTTTAGTAGGATGTCTTAGCTAAAATAGTCATGGTATTAGATGTGGtattattttatatcatatttgattgatattttggggcATGTATGACTATTACATAGATTA from Lycium ferocissimum isolate CSIRO_LF1 chromosome 2, AGI_CSIRO_Lferr_CH_V1, whole genome shotgun sequence includes:
- the LOC132046369 gene encoding protein GRAVITROPIC IN THE LIGHT 1, encoding MANKVSNFSDLIQRVTASCLLNPLSSTRIDAPLSNESEDDNYTTQDEEEEEQDTPYVEKFQNLELKKDEPRTEKVIEMEMLLGEVFDSVSAMKKAYVSLQEAHCPWDQDRMRVADVAVISELKRLGVLRERYRRNASTGRGEWRVGAATLREVVAPYESAVDELRQQVKAKENEINHLKEKLKTATSLNSNGKKSKSKRKATCTSQPTPVNMSPAPDLFETTVGLVKEASKSFTSMLLSLMRSAHWDIAAAVRSIEAASSNTTTPTADSIVGPNHAKYALESYVNRKMFQGFDHETFYMDGTLSSLLNPEQHRRECFTQYRDMKAMDPMELLGILPTCSFGNFCFKKYLAIVHPKMEESLFGDLEQRRQVLAGNHPRSQFYGEFLGLAKAVWLLHLLAFSLDPPPSHFEASNGSEFHPKYMESVVKYSISMGIGGRMGLVVGFPVSPGFKLGNGSVVKARVYLVPKNGF